A window from Telopea speciosissima isolate NSW1024214 ecotype Mountain lineage chromosome 8, Tspe_v1, whole genome shotgun sequence encodes these proteins:
- the LOC122672059 gene encoding protein SIEVE ELEMENT OCCLUSION B-like — protein MAITPPTEPQQRLNVPQPQQVQQQEQQMTPQQQQQQQGDVMHVPTAPPPPHPPVATLTRTQSQGSMRDGPHMSTTSDDNVMMKQILDTHSHDGQETVDVKPLLQLIEKILQRSSSTTTLQGALPQHDRISSQMDSLEEKTQQEALVGKLEALSSTIHKISCEISCTCSGGGDAHSTTVVLFNTLSRYTWDAKMVLALAAFAVNYGEFWLVAEFYSTHPLAKSIALLKQLPDALECSDSLKPRFEALKSLIKVMVDVTKCIVQFNELPREYISSDRPPFSVVSGHIPTAVYWTVRSVVACASQIISLIGLGDEYVIVCSLRLFFRLLTLSDQLPMFVNTVTDTKHIGDGGGGGGGGIAEEKKHELVRLFETTHDDNMEILKALIKAKESNPQLPLLEGSTKSKIYMGVLRRKYVLLLISDLNISQEELSILEPLYKESREQPTRPESQYEMVWFPVVDRTLTGTEAKQSELFDKLQSRMPWYSVHNLSLIDQIVIDYIKDVWHFNKKPILVVLNPQGRVVHLNALHMMWIWGSHAFPFTSMREEDLWKEEQWRLEFLVDGIDQNILNWIMEDRFICLYGGEDIEWIRKFTKAARVVAQEARIPLEMVYVGKSNPKEIVRTNINVITTEELSNCWKDFKSIWYFWIRLESMRYSKMQLGKSIENDHIMQEIMSILTFDGSEQQGWALISKGSANMAKAKGDMILSCFEQYDQWKEEVDVKGFIPAFNDHLQKLHTPHQ, from the exons ATGGCAATCACTCCTCCTACAGAACCTCAACAGCGACTGAATGTGCCGCAACCGCAGCAGGTGCAGCAGCAAGAGCAACAAATGACGcctcagcagcagcaacaacagcaagGAGATGTGATGCACGTCCCAacagctcctcctcctccccatcctCCCGTAGCTACTCTTACGAGGACGCAGTCCCAAGGATCGATGAGAGATGGACCCCACATGTCCACTACCTCCGACGACAATGTGATGATGAAGCAGATCCTGGACACCCACTCTCACGACGGCCAGGAGACGGTCGACGTGAAGCCTCTTCTCCAACTCATCGAGAAAATCCTCCAGCGCTCCAGCTCCACCACTACTCTCCAAGGCGCCCTCCCTCAACAT GACCGGATTTCTTCGCAGATGGATAGCTTGGAAGAGAAGACCCAACAGGAAGCTTTAGTCGGCAAGCTTGAAGCATTGTCTTCCACCATACATAAAATCTCCTGCGAG ATATCGTGCACATGCTCGGGGGGAGGTGACGCACACTCAACCACGGTGGTACTGTTTAACACGCTGTCGAGGTACACATGGGATGCGAAGATGGTTCTTGCCTTGGCCGCTTTTGCAGTCAATTACGGGGAGTTCTGGTTGGTGGCGGAGTTCTACTCGACTCATCCATTGGCAAAGTCCATAGCGCTACTGAAGCAATTACCGGACGCATTAGAGTGCTCCGATTCGCTGAAGCCTAGATTCGAAGCACTGAAGAGCCTTATCAAAGTAATGGTGGACGTGACAAAGTGCATTGTCCAATTCAACGAGCTGCCACGAGAGTATATCTCCTCCGACCGACCTCCGTTTTCGGTGGTCTCCGGTCATATCCCCACAGCTGTTTACTGGACTGTCAGAAGCGTTGTCGCCTGTGCTTCCCAGATAATTAGCCTCATTGGCTTGGGTGACGAGTATGTCATTGTCTGTTCTCTTCGTCTCTTCTTTCGTTTATTAACTCTTTCTGATCAATTGCCCATGTTTGTTAACACTGTCACTGACACGAAG CACATTGGTGA tggtggtggtggtggtggtggtggtattgcaGAGGAGAAGAAACACGAACTTGTGCGACTCTTCGAAACGACCCACGATGATAATATGGAAATACTCAAAGCATTGATTAAAGCTAAAGAAAGTAATCCTCAGCTTCCGCTTCTTGAAGGCTCCACCAAGTCAAAG ATATATATGGGAGTGTTGAGGAGGAAATATGTGCTACTACTGATATCGGACTTGAATATCTCCCAAGAAGAGCTCTCGATTCTGGAGCCGTTGTACAAAGAATCCCGTGAGCAGCCAACAAGGCCAGAGTCTCAGTACGAAATGGTGTGGTTCCCAGTGGTGGATAGGACTCTGACAGGGACAGAAGCTAAACAGAGCGAATTATTTGATAAATTGCAGTCGAGAATGCCGTGGTACTCTGTGCACAACCTTTCCTTGATTGACCAGATTGTAATTGATTACATTAAGGATGTGTGGCATTTCAACAAGAAGCCCATCTTGGTGGTATTGAATCCACAGGGCAGGGTCGTCCACCTCAATGCCCTCCACATGATGTGGATCTGGGGAAGTCATGCTTTCCCTTTCACCAGCATGAGAGAGGAAGACCTTTGGAAGGAAGAGCAATGGAGACTCGAATTTCTAGTTGATGGCATCGACCAAAACATTCTCAATTGG ATAATGGAAGATCGATTCATTTGCTTGTATGGAGGAGAAGATATAGAATGGATAAGGAAATTCACAAAGGCGGCACGAGTGGTGGCGCAGGAAGCCCGTATCCCATTGGAGATGGTGTACGTTGGGAAGAGCAACCCAAAGGAAATAGTGAGGACGAACATAAACGTAATTACCACGGAAGAGCTGAGCAATTGCTGGAAAGATTTCAAATCGATCTGGTACTTCTGGATTCGGTTGGAGAGCATGCGGTACTCCAAGATGCAGCTAGGGAAGAGCATAGAGAACGATCACATAATGCAGGAGATCATGAGCATCCTCACCTTCGATGGTAGCGAGCAGCAAGGATGGGCGCTGATAAGTAAGGGATCCGCTAATATGGCCAAAGCCAAGGGGGACATGATCCTGAGCTGCTTCGAGCAGTATGATCAGTGGAAGGAAGAAGTAGACGTAAAGGGTTTTATTCCGGCATTCAATGATCACCTGCAAAAGCTGCACACCCCTCACCAGTGA